In one window of Janthinobacterium sp. 1_2014MBL_MicDiv DNA:
- the eno gene encoding phosphopyruvate hydratase translates to MSAIVDIIGREILDSRGNPTVECDVLLESGVMGRAAVPSGASTGSREAVELRDGDAKRYFGKGVLQACENINTEISEAIMGLDANEQAFLDRTLIDLDGTENKSRLGANAILAVSMAVAKAAAEEAGLPLYRYFGGSGAMQMPVPMMNVINGGAHADNNLDIQEFMIIPVGAPSFKEAVRYGAEVFHTLKKILHKKGLNTNVGDEGGFAPSLANHEEAIKLIIQAIEEAGYEPGTQIAIGLDCAASEFYKNGKYEMEGEGLSLTATEFTNLLATWCDKYPIISIEDAMHEGDWDGWAILTAELGKKVQLVGDDLYVTNTKILKEGISKGIANSILIKINQIGTLTETFAAIEMAKRAGYTAVISHRSGETEDSTIADIAVATNALQIKTGSMSRSDRMAKYNQLLRIEEDLGDVASYPGRDAFYNLK, encoded by the coding sequence ATGAGTGCTATTGTTGATATTATCGGTCGCGAAATCCTGGACTCGCGCGGCAACCCGACCGTCGAATGCGACGTGTTGCTGGAATCGGGCGTGATGGGCCGTGCGGCCGTACCGTCGGGTGCCTCGACCGGTTCGCGCGAAGCCGTGGAATTGCGCGATGGCGACGCCAAGCGCTACTTCGGCAAGGGCGTGCTGCAAGCATGCGAAAACATCAATACCGAAATCTCCGAAGCCATCATGGGCCTGGACGCCAATGAACAGGCTTTCCTGGACCGTACCCTGATCGACCTGGACGGCACGGAAAACAAATCGCGCCTGGGCGCCAACGCCATCCTGGCCGTTTCCATGGCCGTTGCCAAGGCTGCCGCCGAAGAAGCGGGCTTGCCGCTGTACCGCTATTTCGGCGGTTCGGGCGCCATGCAGATGCCAGTGCCGATGATGAACGTCATCAACGGCGGCGCGCACGCCGACAACAACCTGGACATCCAGGAATTCATGATCATTCCCGTGGGCGCACCGTCGTTCAAGGAAGCCGTCCGCTACGGCGCGGAAGTGTTCCACACGCTGAAGAAAATCCTGCACAAGAAGGGTTTGAACACCAACGTGGGCGACGAAGGCGGTTTTGCGCCATCCTTGGCCAACCATGAAGAAGCCATCAAGCTGATCATCCAGGCCATCGAAGAAGCCGGCTACGAGCCAGGCACGCAGATCGCCATCGGCCTCGATTGCGCCGCGTCCGAGTTCTACAAGAACGGCAAGTACGAAATGGAAGGCGAAGGCCTGAGCCTGACCGCCACCGAGTTCACCAACCTGCTGGCGACCTGGTGCGACAAGTACCCGATCATCTCGATCGAAGACGCGATGCATGAAGGCGACTGGGATGGCTGGGCGATCCTGACGGCGGAACTGGGCAAGAAAGTGCAACTGGTCGGCGACGACCTGTATGTGACCAACACCAAGATCCTGAAAGAAGGCATCTCGAAAGGCATCGCCAATTCGATCCTGATCAAGATCAACCAGATCGGTACCCTGACGGAAACGTTCGCCGCCATCGAAATGGCCAAGCGCGCCGGTTACACGGCCGTCATTTCGCACCGCTCGGGCGAAACGGAAGACTCGACCATCGCCGATATCGCCGTTGCCACGAACGCTTTGCAGATCAAGACCGGCTCGATGTCGCGTTCGGACCGCATGGCCAAGTACAATCAGCTGCTGCGTATCGAAGAAGACCTGGGCGACGTTGCCAGCTATCCAGGACGCGATGCGTTCTATAATCTGAAGTAA
- the exbD gene encoding TonB system transport protein ExbD: protein MASLFPSQDDATADMPELSEINVTPFIDVMLVLLIIFMVVSPLATVDLKIDLPAATAKPEPRPEKPLFVSLKADHSLYLGESPVARAQLGRLLDAQTGGDRQRTLFFQADKQAAYEDVLGVMDALRQAGYLKVGLVGREGG from the coding sequence ATGGCCAGCCTGTTCCCTTCCCAGGATGACGCTACGGCCGACATGCCGGAGTTGAGCGAGATCAATGTCACGCCCTTCATCGACGTGATGCTGGTGTTGTTGATCATCTTCATGGTGGTCTCGCCGCTGGCCACCGTCGACCTGAAGATCGACTTGCCGGCCGCCACGGCCAAGCCCGAGCCGCGCCCCGAAAAACCGCTGTTCGTTTCACTGAAGGCCGACCACAGCCTGTACCTGGGCGAGTCGCCTGTCGCGCGCGCGCAACTGGGCCGCCTGCTCGACGCGCAGACGGGCGGCGACCGCCAGCGCACGCTGTTTTTCCAGGCCGACAAGCAGGCCGCTTATGAAGACGTGCTGGGCGTGATGGATGCCTTGCGCCAGGCCGGCTACCTGAAAGTGGGCCTGGTGGGCCGGGAGGGCGGGTGA
- a CDS encoding GNAT family N-acetyltransferase — protein sequence MTPLPEPTLRPALVADAPAIVALIDDLMPFLTLHPDGAGAEKFIEHCRQPAIEGYLSQSRYAYQLAHIDGELAGVVAMRDNTHLFHMFVPRALHRRGMARRLWQAARDAAIAAGNTTGFTVNASLYALPLYARLGFVATGPKVEMDGIAFVPMRMALD from the coding sequence ATGACACCCTTGCCCGAACCGACTCTGCGTCCCGCCCTGGTGGCGGACGCGCCCGCCATCGTTGCCCTGATCGACGACCTGATGCCTTTTTTGACCCTGCACCCGGACGGTGCGGGAGCGGAAAAGTTCATCGAGCATTGCCGCCAGCCGGCCATCGAAGGCTATCTGTCGCAGAGCCGCTACGCCTACCAGCTCGCGCATATCGATGGCGAACTGGCCGGCGTGGTGGCCATGCGCGACAACACGCATCTGTTCCACATGTTCGTGCCGCGCGCGCTGCACCGGCGCGGCATGGCGCGCCGGCTGTGGCAGGCGGCGCGTGACGCTGCCATCGCCGCCGGCAATACGACGGGCTTTACGGTGAACGCCTCCCTGTATGCCTTGCCTCTGTATGCGCGCCTGGGCTTTGTCGCCACCGGGCCGAAGGTGGAGATGGATGGCATCGCCTTCGTGCCGATGCGCATGGCACTGGATTGA
- a CDS encoding FAD-binding oxidoreductase, which translates to MNHTDQLAALKKPLPESLAAVLSLIFADRFSMTQAMREHHGRDESSYPPMLPDAVIFAHSTEEVAAAVKLCSAHDVPVIAYGSGTSLEGHVLALHGGVTIDLSQMHQMVAVHGEDLTATVQAGVTRKQLNEEIRDTGLFFPIDPGANASLGGMAATRASGTNAVRYGTMRENVLALTVVTADGRIIKTGTRAKKSSAGYDLTRLFVGSEGTLGIITEVTVKLYPLPEAISAAVCSFPGTGEAVSAVIQTIQMGVPVARVEFLDENGVKAINAYDKMALPEKPLLLFEFHGTPASVAEQAQLVQDIAAEHGASDFEWASRPEERSRLWAARHNAYFALLQMRPGSRAISTDCCVPISRLAECILATKADCEAQGLVYAIIGHVGDGNFHVQMLVDPDDPADIARAEKVNGDMVTRAIGMDGTCTGEHGVGMHKMAFLVEEHGVGAIDTMRAVKHALDPKNIMNPGKIVRW; encoded by the coding sequence GTGAACCATACTGACCAGTTGGCGGCACTGAAAAAACCGCTGCCGGAATCCCTTGCTGCCGTACTTTCCCTGATTTTTGCCGACCGCTTTTCCATGACGCAAGCCATGCGCGAACACCATGGCCGCGACGAGTCGAGCTATCCCCCCATGCTGCCGGACGCCGTCATCTTCGCCCATTCCACCGAGGAAGTGGCGGCCGCCGTCAAGCTGTGCAGCGCGCACGACGTGCCCGTCATCGCCTACGGCAGCGGCACCTCGCTCGAAGGCCACGTGCTGGCCCTGCATGGCGGCGTCACGATTGATCTGTCGCAAATGCACCAGATGGTGGCAGTGCATGGTGAAGACTTGACGGCCACCGTGCAGGCCGGGGTGACGCGCAAGCAACTCAACGAGGAAATCCGCGACACGGGCCTGTTCTTTCCCATCGACCCGGGCGCCAATGCCTCGCTGGGCGGCATGGCGGCCACGCGCGCCTCGGGCACGAACGCCGTGCGCTACGGCACGATGCGCGAAAACGTGCTGGCCCTGACGGTGGTGACGGCCGATGGCCGCATCATCAAAACGGGCACGCGGGCGAAAAAATCGTCGGCCGGCTACGACCTGACGCGCCTGTTCGTCGGCAGCGAGGGCACGCTGGGCATCATCACGGAAGTGACGGTAAAACTGTACCCGCTGCCGGAAGCGATCTCGGCGGCCGTGTGCTCGTTCCCCGGCACGGGCGAGGCCGTCAGTGCCGTGATCCAGACCATCCAGATGGGCGTGCCCGTGGCACGGGTCGAGTTTCTCGATGAAAACGGCGTGAAAGCCATCAACGCCTACGACAAGATGGCGCTGCCGGAAAAACCGCTGCTGCTGTTCGAGTTCCACGGCACGCCGGCCAGCGTCGCCGAACAGGCGCAGCTGGTGCAAGACATCGCGGCGGAACACGGCGCCAGCGATTTCGAGTGGGCCAGCCGCCCCGAAGAACGCTCGCGCCTGTGGGCTGCGCGCCACAACGCGTATTTCGCGCTGCTGCAGATGCGCCCCGGCAGCCGCGCCATTTCCACCGATTGCTGCGTGCCGATTTCGCGCCTGGCCGAGTGCATCCTGGCCACCAAGGCCGATTGCGAAGCGCAGGGCCTCGTCTACGCCATCATCGGCCATGTGGGCGACGGCAATTTCCACGTGCAGATGCTGGTCGACCCCGATGATCCGGCCGACATCGCGCGCGCCGAAAAGGTCAACGGCGACATGGTCACGCGCGCCATCGGCATGGACGGCACCTGCACGGGCGAGCACGGCGTGGGCATGCACAAGATGGCCTTCCTCGTGGAGGAGCACGGTGTAGGCGCCATCGACACCATGCGCGCCGTCAAGCACGCGCTGGATCCGAAGAACATCATGAATCCAGGCAAGATCGTCAGGTGGTAA
- a CDS encoding ChaN family lipoprotein produces the protein MKFPLSLSAVLPACVLALSACSSVAPADSVATGTAAATPAAAPEVRQLGEIVDLRSGQRLSAEQLLAQLAAAPRVIIGEQHDQLSHHRIEQWLLQQLQGRRPQGSVLLEMLNPDQQAKVDKVKPWLQTDPVVRPEHVAELVAWQPNWKWEQYGDLVMTVMRAPYPVWSANLDRSEIKQMFADKPGVQGKHSNLANDGKVHDKLKDIIRVMHDNQIDEPRLAAMLSVQQQRDRRMAERLLAAPAPAVLIAGAYHAHKDLGVPLHVQDLTGGPAPLVLVLARQGAEVKASQADFVWFTPVAAPAVASAR, from the coding sequence ATGAAATTCCCCCTGTCCCTCTCCGCTGTCCTGCCCGCCTGCGTGCTGGCCCTGAGCGCCTGCAGCAGCGTCGCGCCGGCAGACAGCGTGGCCACCGGCACTGCCGCCGCCACGCCTGCCGCTGCGCCAGAGGTGCGCCAGCTGGGCGAGATCGTCGACCTGCGCAGCGGCCAGCGCCTGAGCGCCGAGCAACTGCTGGCCCAGCTGGCCGCCGCGCCGCGCGTCATCATCGGCGAGCAGCATGACCAGCTCAGTCATCACCGGATCGAGCAATGGCTGTTGCAGCAGCTGCAGGGCCGGCGCCCGCAAGGCAGCGTGCTGCTGGAAATGCTGAATCCGGACCAGCAAGCCAAGGTGGACAAGGTCAAGCCGTGGCTGCAAACGGATCCCGTCGTGCGTCCCGAGCACGTGGCCGAGCTGGTGGCGTGGCAGCCGAACTGGAAGTGGGAGCAGTATGGCGACCTCGTGATGACCGTGATGCGCGCGCCGTATCCCGTCTGGTCGGCCAACCTGGACCGTAGTGAAATCAAGCAAATGTTTGCCGACAAGCCTGGCGTGCAGGGCAAGCATTCGAACCTGGCCAACGACGGCAAGGTGCATGACAAATTAAAGGACATCATCCGCGTCATGCATGACAACCAGATCGACGAGCCGCGTCTGGCCGCCATGCTGTCGGTGCAGCAACAGCGCGACCGCCGCATGGCCGAGCGCCTGCTGGCCGCGCCGGCGCCGGCCGTGCTGATCGCCGGCGCCTACCATGCGCACAAGGACCTGGGCGTGCCGCTGCACGTGCAGGACTTGACGGGCGGTCCCGCGCCGCTGGTGCTGGTGCTGGCCCGCCAGGGCGCCGAGGTCAAGGCGTCGCAGGCGGACTTCGTGTGGTTCACGCCGGTTGCGGCGCCCGCCGTCGCCAGCGCCAGGTAA
- a CDS encoding PRC-barrel domain-containing protein, with product MSYEERDAYGMYVNRGHKGPGPELMGADTLIGDHVHNAKDEHLGEIKEIMIDMRSGKIAYAVMSHGGVFTIGEKLFAVPWEALLLDTVNKRFTLNVDKERIENAPGFDTDNWPNMADTTWVNSIHSYYGTTPRDY from the coding sequence ATGAGCTACGAAGAACGCGACGCCTACGGCATGTATGTCAACCGCGGCCATAAAGGCCCCGGCCCTGAACTGATGGGTGCAGACACCCTGATCGGCGACCATGTGCACAACGCCAAGGATGAACACCTGGGCGAAATCAAGGAAATCATGATCGACATGCGCAGCGGCAAGATCGCCTATGCCGTCATGTCGCACGGCGGTGTCTTCACCATCGGCGAAAAGCTGTTCGCCGTGCCCTGGGAAGCGCTGCTGCTCGACACCGTCAACAAGCGCTTCACGCTCAACGTCGACAAGGAACGCATCGAAAACGCACCGGGCTTCGACACGGATAACTGGCCGAACATGGCCGATACCACGTGGGTGAACTCCATCCACAGCTATTATGGAACCACCCCGCGCGACTACTAA
- the ftsB gene encoding cell division protein FtsB — MRLITLALAALLLLIQFPLWLGKGGWLRVADMEAQVAVANKKNMELKARNAKLESEVRDLKDGTGAVEERARYELGMVKQNEIFVQIVRKGQTPPLLETPVDAAAPH, encoded by the coding sequence ATGCGCCTGATTACGCTCGCCCTGGCAGCCTTGCTGCTGTTGATCCAATTTCCCCTCTGGCTGGGCAAAGGCGGCTGGCTGCGTGTTGCCGACATGGAAGCCCAAGTGGCGGTGGCCAACAAGAAGAATATGGAATTGAAGGCGCGCAACGCCAAGCTCGAATCCGAAGTGCGCGACCTGAAGGACGGCACGGGTGCGGTCGAGGAGCGTGCCCGCTATGAGCTGGGCATGGTCAAACAGAATGAGATTTTCGTGCAGATCGTGCGCAAGGGCCAGACCCCGCCACTGCTGGAAACGCCGGTGGACGCTGCTGCGCCACACTAA
- a CDS encoding energy transducer TonB family protein — protein sequence MSAPSMLAPRPVLNWGIATALVVATALALLLWAGWQPAMVTPANPAASVMVVFAAQAMSPETQQAAAAGARQSVASSAARPPKSTVWQQALPVLARAAAPEIVAAEKEEKAAASPSTEPGKDAAKEAALPAQASSSATPAPAAVRGPQAAPLNSDTPSSSAAPASWQSRVLGHLARFKRYPGDARQRKRAGAAWVRFQVDRDGKLLSSELVTSSGTVLLDREALQVLERAQPLPAPPGNVLHQGTVTVTLPVSFKLEAGQDKA from the coding sequence GTGAGTGCGCCGTCCATGCTGGCGCCGCGTCCCGTCCTGAACTGGGGCATCGCCACGGCGCTGGTGGTGGCCACGGCGCTGGCGCTGCTGCTGTGGGCCGGCTGGCAGCCTGCGATGGTCACGCCCGCCAATCCGGCGGCCAGCGTGATGGTGGTGTTTGCCGCGCAGGCGATGTCGCCGGAGACGCAGCAGGCGGCCGCGGCAGGGGCGCGCCAGTCGGTGGCGTCCAGCGCGGCCCGGCCGCCAAAGAGCACCGTCTGGCAACAGGCGCTGCCCGTGCTGGCGCGCGCCGCCGCGCCGGAGATCGTTGCGGCGGAAAAAGAGGAGAAGGCGGCGGCCAGTCCATCAACGGAGCCGGGCAAGGATGCCGCCAAGGAAGCGGCATTGCCCGCGCAAGCCAGCAGCAGTGCCACGCCGGCGCCCGCCGCCGTGCGCGGCCCGCAGGCGGCGCCGTTGAATAGCGACACGCCGTCGTCCAGCGCGGCGCCGGCCAGCTGGCAAAGCCGGGTGCTCGGCCACCTGGCCCGCTTCAAGCGCTATCCGGGCGATGCGCGCCAGCGCAAGCGGGCCGGCGCCGCCTGGGTACGCTTCCAGGTGGACCGCGACGGCAAGCTGCTGTCCAGCGAACTGGTCACCTCATCGGGCACGGTGCTGCTCGACCGCGAAGCGCTGCAAGTGCTCGAGCGCGCGCAACCGCTGCCTGCGCCGCCCGGCAACGTATTGCACCAGGGCACGGTGACCGTCACCTTGCCCGTCTCGTTCAAGCTGGAAGCGGGACAAGACAAGGCATGA
- the exbB gene encoding tonB-system energizer ExbB, whose product MRTPSSCLQAATCGVVLSLLHAGAQASALPHDMSPLGMFIAADQVVKSVLIGLLIAALATWVVLLVKGANLLKARRDAAHAVAVLKQATCLADAAIKSGASLLAQGLLDDVQQELNLSHAHAPAPALKERAGFRQEQLIAHKVRNMTQGIGLLASIGAVAPFVGLFGTVWGIMNSFIGIAVSQSTNLATVAPGIAEALLATALGLVAAIPAVVIYNVLSRGINQYKAQLRAASAQVLLMLSRDLDTRKQA is encoded by the coding sequence ATGCGTACCCCTTCGTCCTGTCTCCAAGCCGCTACCTGCGGCGTCGTTCTTTCCCTGTTGCATGCCGGCGCGCAAGCGTCCGCGCTGCCGCATGACATGTCGCCGCTGGGCATGTTTATCGCCGCCGACCAGGTGGTGAAAAGCGTCCTCATCGGTTTATTGATCGCCGCGCTGGCCACCTGGGTGGTCTTGCTGGTGAAGGGCGCCAATTTGCTGAAAGCCCGGCGCGACGCGGCGCATGCCGTCGCCGTGCTGAAGCAGGCCACGTGCCTGGCGGATGCGGCAATAAAGAGCGGGGCGTCGTTGCTGGCCCAAGGTTTGCTCGATGATGTACAGCAGGAACTGAATTTGTCGCACGCCCATGCGCCGGCGCCAGCGTTGAAGGAGCGCGCCGGTTTTCGCCAGGAACAGTTGATCGCGCACAAGGTACGCAACATGACGCAAGGCATCGGTCTCCTGGCCAGCATAGGCGCCGTGGCGCCGTTCGTTGGCCTGTTCGGCACCGTGTGGGGCATCATGAACAGTTTCATCGGCATTGCCGTCAGCCAGAGCACGAACCTGGCCACCGTCGCGCCGGGCATCGCGGAAGCCTTGCTGGCGACAGCGCTGGGCCTGGTGGCGGCCATCCCCGCCGTCGTCATCTATAACGTGCTCAGCCGTGGCATCAATCAGTACAAGGCGCAGTTGCGCGCCGCCTCGGCGCAAGTGCTGCTGATGCTGAGCCGCGACCTCGACACGCGCAAGCAGGCCTGA
- a CDS encoding CTP synthase yields MTKFVFVTGGVVSSLGKGIAAASLAAILESRGLKVTMLKLDPYINVDPGTMSPMQHGEVFVTDDGAETDLDLGHYERFISTRMKKVNNFTTGQIYESVIRKERRGEYLGKTVQVIPHITNEIQDYIRRGAEGYDVALCEIGGTVGDIESLPFLEAARQLSLRAGRKNTAFVHLTLVPYIASAGELKTKPTQHSVQKLREIGILPNALLCRADRAIPEDERAKISLFSNIEEDAVISVWDVDTIYKVPQMLHDQGLDKIICDALDLDPAPADLSIWSKLIYTMEHPKAEVTVGMVGKYVELTESYKSLIEALRHAGIHTESRVNIEYIDSEEIETTGCDGLGKYDAILVPGGFGKRGVEGKIKAAQFARENKIPYLGICLGMQVALIEYARNKAGMPNANSTEFDLDTDQPVVALINEWQNHDGKVELRDENSDLGGTMRLGAQTCAVNPGTLAAEIYGSVVTERHRHRYEANNHYLARVEAAGLIVSARTPSEDLCEIMELPRTGENAHPWYMGVQYHPEFKSTPRTGHPLFTSFIKAALAHKEANAAAE; encoded by the coding sequence ATGACCAAATTTGTCTTCGTCACTGGTGGCGTTGTGTCTTCCCTTGGAAAAGGGATTGCCGCCGCCTCCCTCGCCGCGATCCTCGAATCGCGCGGCCTTAAAGTCACCATGCTCAAGCTCGACCCGTATATCAACGTCGATCCTGGCACGATGAGCCCTATGCAACACGGTGAAGTATTCGTCACCGACGACGGGGCCGAAACCGACCTCGACCTCGGTCACTACGAGCGCTTCATCTCCACCCGCATGAAAAAGGTGAATAACTTCACCACTGGCCAGATCTATGAATCGGTGATCCGCAAGGAACGCCGGGGCGAATATCTGGGCAAGACCGTGCAGGTGATTCCGCATATCACGAATGAAATCCAGGATTACATCCGCCGTGGCGCCGAAGGCTACGACGTGGCCCTGTGCGAAATCGGCGGCACCGTCGGCGATATCGAATCGCTGCCCTTCCTGGAAGCGGCGCGTCAGCTGAGCCTGCGCGCCGGCCGCAAGAACACGGCCTTCGTCCACCTGACCCTGGTGCCGTACATCGCCTCGGCCGGTGAACTGAAAACCAAGCCGACCCAGCACTCGGTGCAAAAGCTGCGCGAAATCGGCATCTTGCCGAATGCGCTGCTGTGCCGCGCCGACCGCGCCATCCCGGAAGACGAGCGCGCGAAAATCTCGCTGTTCTCGAACATCGAGGAAGACGCCGTCATTTCCGTGTGGGACGTCGACACCATCTACAAAGTGCCGCAGATGCTGCACGACCAGGGTCTGGACAAGATCATCTGCGACGCGCTGGACCTCGATCCGGCGCCGGCGGACCTGTCGATCTGGAGCAAGCTGATTTATACGATGGAGCATCCGAAGGCGGAAGTGACCGTCGGCATGGTCGGCAAGTATGTCGAGCTGACCGAGTCGTACAAGTCGCTGATCGAAGCGCTGCGCCACGCCGGCATCCACACGGAAAGCCGCGTCAACATCGAGTACATCGATTCGGAAGAAATCGAAACGACCGGTTGCGACGGCCTGGGCAAGTACGACGCCATCCTGGTGCCGGGCGGCTTCGGCAAGCGCGGCGTGGAAGGCAAGATCAAGGCGGCCCAGTTCGCCCGTGAAAACAAGATCCCTTACCTGGGCATCTGCCTGGGCATGCAAGTGGCCCTGATCGAATACGCGCGCAACAAGGCAGGCATGCCGAACGCGAATTCGACCGAGTTCGACCTTGATACGGATCAACCTGTTGTTGCACTGATCAATGAGTGGCAAAACCACGATGGTAAAGTCGAGTTGCGCGATGAAAACTCGGACCTGGGCGGTACCATGCGCCTGGGCGCGCAGACCTGCGCCGTCAATCCGGGCACCCTCGCCGCCGAAATCTATGGCAGCGTGGTGACCGAGCGTCACCGCCATCGCTACGAAGCCAATAATCACTACCTGGCCCGTGTCGAAGCGGCTGGCCTGATCGTGTCGGCCCGCACGCCGAGCGAAGATTTGTGCGAAATCATGGAATTGCCACGCACGGGCGAAAATGCCCACCCATGGTATATGGGCGTGCAATACCACCCTGAGTTCAAATCGACGCCACGCACCGGCCATCCGTTGTTTACCTCGTTCATCAAGGCAGCGCTGGCGCACAAAGAAGCCAACGCGGCCGCGGAATAA
- a CDS encoding TonB-dependent receptor domain-containing protein yields MHIKRMAQAVGVCMALLAQQAQAQENSAGKVEFSPLNVSGETVSVEQQALERPGAVSARGPDTRLQSVDQIVRGMPGTFTQIDPGQGAISVNIRGLSGMGRVNMMVDGVTQNYYGSAPSDVSHGGVPGSQFGTLIDPNFIIGVDVSRGNAVGSDGINALGGSANFRTIGVDDVVFAGEKTGARTKMSAGSNGVGRSAMLAVGMKNPAFDGGSVGFLAASSASVIGNNYKNGKGADSEEFGFGYNRFYKQKPKSQLLKLDLKLSDFHALELSARDYRNTFTRRDIQSNDYYVKYHYTPFSELIDLNVIASSSRGNQKYMPEALMNFVNTNAANRADAVDINNTSSFRLAGGDALVTVGGKLMRNEYSKHVESLVQDPDNPDANQQSIENNTFGPTGKQKIDSLYAGLQYNRGIYQVHAGLNYTRFELTGYKPACDERVKCFPQGAAHIALKEHGINPSLLVSAQVAPWFQPFASAERTMRGPNPQEVFFSNDGGASMNPFLKGEKSTTYQLGFNSSLHGLLTANDALNFKALYFKSKIDGYITSQSFLVCDGGRKCNMAEVLATDWQTVDEYVTNMYIYINSATPVRTRGWELEAQYQLGPAYARLSYTREKTSQPTSIASAWFGAADISELPSTYYNLDVGTRLLDNKMELGAIIKHTGANRRLSPENNTDEVTGDIVKVDNPKIPAVIDLYASYQVTKNLFLRLSVQNAMDKDYSEALNRLNSMPSQSNENTPMSTARGRTYVAGLEYRF; encoded by the coding sequence ATGCATATCAAGAGAATGGCGCAAGCCGTGGGCGTTTGCATGGCGTTGCTGGCGCAGCAGGCGCAGGCGCAGGAAAATAGCGCGGGCAAGGTGGAGTTTTCACCGCTGAATGTATCGGGTGAAACGGTGTCCGTGGAACAGCAGGCGCTGGAAAGGCCGGGCGCCGTCAGCGCGCGCGGCCCCGATACGCGCCTGCAGAGCGTGGACCAGATCGTGCGCGGCATGCCGGGCACGTTCACGCAGATCGATCCGGGACAAGGCGCCATCAGCGTGAATATCCGTGGCCTGTCCGGCATGGGCCGCGTCAACATGATGGTCGATGGCGTGACGCAGAATTACTACGGCAGCGCGCCGTCGGATGTGTCGCATGGCGGCGTGCCCGGCAGCCAGTTCGGCACCCTGATCGACCCGAACTTCATCATCGGCGTGGATGTGTCACGCGGCAATGCCGTCGGCAGCGACGGCATCAATGCGCTCGGCGGCAGCGCCAATTTCCGCACCATCGGTGTCGATGACGTCGTCTTCGCGGGCGAAAAGACGGGCGCGCGCACGAAGATGTCGGCCGGCAGCAACGGCGTGGGACGCAGCGCCATGCTGGCCGTGGGCATGAAAAACCCCGCCTTCGACGGCGGCAGCGTGGGTTTCCTGGCGGCTAGCAGCGCGAGTGTCATCGGCAACAACTACAAGAATGGCAAGGGTGCGGACAGCGAGGAATTCGGCTTCGGCTACAACCGTTTTTACAAGCAGAAGCCGAAGTCGCAATTGCTCAAGCTGGACTTGAAACTGAGCGACTTCCACGCACTGGAACTGTCGGCGCGCGATTACCGCAACACGTTTACGCGCCGCGACATCCAGAGTAATGATTACTATGTGAAATATCACTACACGCCGTTTTCCGAATTGATCGACCTCAATGTGATCGCCAGCAGCAGCCGCGGCAATCAGAAATACATGCCCGAGGCCTTGATGAATTTCGTCAACACCAACGCGGCCAACCGCGCCGACGCCGTCGACATCAATAACACCAGCAGCTTCAGGCTGGCCGGTGGCGACGCGCTGGTGACGGTGGGCGGCAAGTTGATGCGCAATGAGTACAGCAAGCACGTGGAAAGCCTGGTGCAGGACCCGGACAATCCCGATGCCAACCAGCAATCGATTGAAAACAATACGTTTGGCCCCACGGGCAAGCAAAAGATCGACAGCCTGTACGCGGGCCTGCAGTACAACCGCGGCATCTATCAAGTCCATGCGGGATTGAACTACACGCGCTTCGAGCTGACCGGCTACAAGCCCGCCTGCGACGAGCGCGTGAAGTGCTTCCCGCAGGGGGCGGCGCATATCGCGCTGAAGGAGCATGGCATCAACCCGTCGCTGCTGGTTTCCGCGCAGGTGGCGCCGTGGTTCCAGCCGTTCGCCAGCGCCGAGCGCACCATGCGCGGCCCGAATCCGCAGGAAGTGTTTTTCTCGAATGACGGCGGGGCGTCGATGAACCCCTTCCTGAAGGGCGAGAAATCGACCACCTACCAGCTGGGTTTTAATTCCAGCCTGCATGGCTTGCTGACTGCCAACGACGCGCTGAACTTCAAGGCCCTGTATTTCAAGAGCAAGATCGACGGCTATATCACCAGCCAGTCCTTCCTCGTCTGCGATGGCGGCCGCAAGTGCAATATGGCGGAAGTGCTGGCCACGGACTGGCAGACGGTCGATGAGTACGTGACGAATATGTATATCTACATCAACTCGGCCACGCCCGTGCGCACGCGCGGCTGGGAGCTGGAAGCGCAATACCAGCTGGGGCCGGCCTATGCGCGCCTGTCGTACACGCGCGAAAAGACCAGCCAGCCCACCTCGATCGCCAGCGCGTGGTTTGGCGCGGCCGATATCAGCGAGCTGCCCAGCACGTATTACAACCTCGACGTGGGCACGCGCCTGCTCGACAACAAGATGGAGCTGGGCGCCATCATCAAGCACACGGGCGCCAACCGCCGCCTGTCGCCGGAAAATAATACGGATGAAGTGACGGGCGACATCGTCAAGGTCGACAATCCGAAGATCCCGGCCGTGATCGACCTGTATGCCAGTTACCAAGTGACGAAAAACCTGTTCCTGCGCCTGTCCGTGCAGAACGCCATGGACAAGGATTACTCGGAAGCGCTGAACCGGCTGAACTCGATGCCGTCGCAGTCGAACGAGAATACGCCGATGAGTACGGCGCGCGGCAGGACGTATGTGGCGGGACTGGAATACCGCTTTTAA